A portion of the Microlunatus phosphovorus NM-1 genome contains these proteins:
- the nucS gene encoding endonuclease NucS has translation MRLLIARCQVDYAGRLTAHLPMATRLILVKADGSVSIHADDRAYKPLNWMSPPCTLTVRPGETGPAGTGPAGESLVEVWEVKGRDGDTLLISLAEVLHDSSHDLGVDPGLQKDGVEAHLQELLAAQPETLGKGWTLVRREYPTAIGPVDLLCRDQHGGYVAVEVKRRGEIDGVEQLTRYLELLNRDPLLGTVTGMFAAQQIKPQAKVLAGDRGIACVTVDYDVLRGTDDPTERLF, from the coding sequence GTGCGTTTGCTGATCGCTCGCTGCCAAGTCGACTATGCCGGGCGGCTGACGGCCCACCTGCCGATGGCCACCCGACTGATCCTGGTCAAGGCTGATGGCTCGGTGTCCATCCACGCCGACGACCGCGCCTACAAGCCGCTGAACTGGATGAGCCCGCCGTGCACACTGACCGTACGACCGGGCGAGACCGGACCGGCCGGAACGGGACCCGCCGGGGAGAGCCTGGTCGAGGTGTGGGAGGTGAAGGGCCGAGACGGGGACACGCTGCTCATCTCACTGGCCGAGGTGCTGCACGACTCCAGCCACGACCTCGGCGTGGACCCCGGGCTGCAGAAGGACGGCGTCGAGGCGCATCTGCAGGAGCTGCTTGCCGCGCAGCCGGAGACCCTCGGCAAGGGCTGGACCTTGGTCCGCCGCGAGTACCCGACCGCGATCGGCCCGGTCGATCTGCTCTGCCGGGATCAGCACGGCGGGTACGTCGCGGTGGAGGTCAAGCGCCGAGGTGAGATCGACGGTGTCGAGCAGCTGACCCGCTATCTCGAGCTGCTGAATCGCGATCCGCTGCTCGGCACGGTGACGGGCATGTTCGCCGCGCAGCAGATCAAGCCTCAGGCCAAGGTGCTGGCCGGTGACCGGGGCATCGCCTGTGTCACAGTCGACTACGACGTGCTGCGCGGCACGGACGACCCGACCGAGCGGCTGTTCTAG
- a CDS encoding alpha/beta fold hydrolase, with amino-acid sequence MLPDHSHGYAARGRLALRADRVGIGLPRRRAPSLAFRLLEPAAMNSRSVVDRDALHYTEIGSSGPRTLFLHGLFGQGKNWTSIAKNLADRARVIMVDLPNHGRSGWTESLTYTEMANAITDVLTADSDEPLNVIGHSMGGKVAMAMALLRPDLVERLVVADIAPVRYERISGFADYVMGMRSIDLSRVHTRGEADHALQPYVPDAVVRAFLLQNLRRDPSSETGWRWQMNLSLLGGKLADLGDWPDLHAAPYDGPVLWIAGGRSDYIRPEYAPAMRTLFPRTQLITIKNAGHWVHSEQPEIFVAALRRFLRLGPTA; translated from the coding sequence ATGCTCCCAGACCATTCCCACGGGTACGCCGCACGTGGTCGTCTGGCCCTCCGAGCCGACCGGGTGGGCATCGGACTCCCCCGTCGAAGAGCGCCGTCACTGGCATTCCGGCTGCTGGAGCCGGCGGCGATGAACTCGCGGTCGGTGGTCGATCGAGACGCGCTGCACTACACCGAGATCGGCAGCAGCGGGCCCCGGACCCTGTTCCTGCACGGGCTGTTCGGCCAAGGCAAGAACTGGACCTCGATCGCGAAGAACCTGGCCGACCGCGCGCGAGTGATCATGGTCGACCTGCCCAACCACGGTCGATCGGGCTGGACCGAGTCGCTGACCTATACCGAGATGGCGAACGCCATCACCGACGTGCTCACCGCGGACAGCGATGAGCCGCTGAACGTGATCGGTCACTCGATGGGCGGCAAGGTCGCGATGGCCATGGCACTGCTGCGGCCGGACCTGGTGGAACGGCTTGTGGTGGCCGACATCGCGCCGGTGCGCTACGAGCGGATCAGCGGTTTCGCCGACTACGTGATGGGCATGCGCTCGATCGACCTCAGTCGGGTGCATACGCGAGGTGAGGCCGACCATGCCTTACAGCCGTACGTGCCCGACGCCGTGGTCCGCGCCTTCCTGCTGCAGAATCTCCGCCGCGACCCCAGCAGCGAGACGGGCTGGCGTTGGCAGATGAACCTCTCGCTGCTCGGCGGCAAGCTGGCCGACCTTGGTGATTGGCCGGACCTGCATGCTGCGCCGTACGACGGCCCGGTGCTGTGGATCGCCGGTGGTCGGTCGGACTACATCCGTCCTGAGTACGCCCCGGCGATGCGCACGCTGTTCCCACGTACCCAACTGATCACCATCAAGAACGCCGGCCACTGGGTGCACAGCGAACAGCCGGAGATCTTCGTCGCAGCCCTGAGGCGGTTTCTCCGGCTCGGTCCAACGGCGTAG
- a CDS encoding peptidylprolyl isomerase, with protein sequence MRVRRLLSTMTLLMLTLAACGTIPENDPLRPSASPTGESASTDSGASPTAGSESGAAATEQCEYEPSGDAARSVRPPSPTGVTTSGTVSYDLEMTEGTVRITLDPVRAPCTVHSFESLADQGFFDRTKCHRLVDSGMFLFQCGDPTGMGTGGPGYTFADELDGTESYTKAVIAMANGGPNTNGSQFFLVYRDSTALDKTPNYTIFGKVDPSGIGILERMAAEGQDGSNPAGGGRPNNPSEIVKVTKV encoded by the coding sequence GTGCGCGTACGGCGGCTGCTCTCGACGATGACCCTGCTCATGCTGACCCTGGCCGCCTGCGGCACCATCCCGGAGAACGACCCGCTGCGGCCGAGCGCGTCGCCGACCGGCGAGTCGGCGAGCACCGACAGCGGAGCGAGCCCGACGGCCGGCAGCGAGTCGGGAGCGGCGGCCACCGAGCAGTGTGAGTACGAGCCGTCCGGCGATGCGGCCAGATCGGTCCGACCGCCGAGTCCGACCGGGGTGACGACCAGTGGCACTGTCAGCTACGACCTGGAGATGACCGAGGGGACCGTCCGGATCACGCTGGATCCGGTTCGGGCACCCTGCACGGTCCATTCCTTCGAGTCGCTGGCCGACCAGGGGTTCTTCGATCGCACCAAGTGCCATCGACTGGTCGACTCGGGCATGTTCTTGTTCCAGTGCGGTGACCCGACCGGTATGGGCACGGGTGGCCCCGGCTACACATTTGCCGATGAGTTGGACGGCACGGAGTCCTACACCAAGGCGGTCATCGCGATGGCCAATGGTGGACCCAACACGAACGGCTCCCAGTTCTTCCTGGTCTACCGAGACTCCACAGCCTTGGACAAGACGCCCAACTACACGATCTTCGGCAAGGTCGATCCGTCCGGGATCGGCATCCTCGAGCGGATGGCCGCCGAGGGCCAGGACGGCTCCAACCCGGCGGGCGGGGGTCGTCCGAACAACCCGTCCGAGATCGTCAAGGTGACCAAGGTCTGA
- a CDS encoding cob(I)yrinic acid a,c-diamide adenosyltransferase encodes MVHLTRIYTRTGDGGQTRLVDMSLTEKTDPRVAAYGDVDEANSQLGVVLTTPQLPEPMRTLLSRVQNELFDVGADLGNPLQDSYRHEPLRVTQDYVDRLEAACDQFGDPLPALRSFVLPGGSPAAAHLHVARTIVRRAERTAWTAVERCGTEVPGGLNLLALTYLNRLSDLLFILARAANTADGTDGEVLWVPGGDRSSEQGAAH; translated from the coding sequence GTGGTTCACCTCACCCGCATCTACACCCGCACCGGGGACGGCGGCCAGACCCGGCTGGTCGACATGTCATTGACCGAAAAGACCGATCCACGCGTGGCGGCGTACGGGGATGTCGACGAGGCCAACTCCCAGCTCGGGGTGGTGTTGACCACCCCTCAGCTGCCGGAGCCGATGCGCACCTTGCTGAGTCGCGTCCAGAACGAGCTGTTCGATGTCGGTGCCGATCTCGGCAATCCGCTGCAGGACTCGTATCGTCATGAGCCGTTGCGGGTGACACAGGACTACGTCGACCGGCTCGAGGCGGCCTGCGATCAATTCGGCGACCCGCTCCCGGCGCTCCGCTCCTTCGTGCTGCCGGGCGGCTCACCGGCCGCGGCACACCTGCATGTGGCCCGGACGATCGTCCGCCGGGCCGAACGGACGGCGTGGACCGCGGTCGAACGATGCGGGACCGAGGTGCCAGGCGGGCTCAACCTGCTGGCCCTCACCTATCTGAACCGGCTGTCCGATCTGCTGTTCATCCTGGCCCGAGCTGCCAATACTGCGGACGGCACCGACGGGGAAGTGCTCTGGGTCCCCGGTGGCGACCGGAGTTCGGAGCAGGGCGCAGCTCACTGA
- a CDS encoding transposase, with amino-acid sequence MPAPHPPEFRRRAVELARERSKPVAELAKDLGISESCLRRWMEQSETDAAGGSETALTSREKKELVELRRDKRRLEMEVEILKRAAAYFAQENVLPK; translated from the coding sequence GTGCCTGCTCCTCACCCGCCTGAGTTCCGCCGTCGTGCGGTCGAGCTTGCTCGTGAGCGGTCCAAGCCAGTTGCTGAGTTGGCGAAAGATCTGGGAATTTCCGAATCGTGTCTGCGTCGCTGGATGGAGCAGTCCGAGACCGACGCTGCCGGTGGTAGCGAGACGGCGTTGACCAGTCGGGAGAAGAAGGAGCTGGTCGAGCTGCGCCGGGATAAACGGCGCCTGGAGATGGAAGTCGAGATCTTGAAAAGGGCGGCCGCCTATTTTGCCCAGGAGAATGTTCTCCCAAAATAG
- a CDS encoding IS3 family transposase — MADDGIDVAVACRVLNVSRSGYYDWRGRPASAREQENTLLLKLIEEIHADEDMKTYGAPRVHAELVLGHDLQVNQKRVARLMRQAGIQGLYRRRRSWTTIRDPHAIPAKDLVNRRFTVDGPNRLWLTDITEHPTVEGKVYCAAVMDAWSRRVLGWSIDDNMRKELVVDALGMAVLRRNPMDVDNNTIMHSDHGSQFTSWAFSQKVYDAGLVPSMGSVGDCYDNAMMESFWERMQLELLDSQVWFTRDELANAMFRWIESWYNRRRRHSSIGMLSPIEFETRSTGSDRPG, encoded by the coding sequence ATGGCCGATGACGGGATTGATGTCGCGGTGGCTTGCCGGGTGCTGAATGTGTCGCGGTCGGGATACTACGACTGGCGCGGCCGGCCTGCATCGGCACGGGAACAGGAGAACACGCTGCTGTTGAAGCTGATCGAGGAGATCCATGCCGATGAGGACATGAAGACGTACGGGGCGCCGCGGGTGCACGCCGAGCTGGTCTTGGGGCACGACCTGCAGGTGAACCAGAAGCGGGTCGCCCGGCTGATGCGCCAGGCCGGCATCCAGGGCCTGTACCGGCGGCGTCGGTCGTGGACCACGATCCGGGACCCGCACGCCATCCCCGCCAAGGACCTCGTCAACCGCCGGTTCACGGTGGACGGTCCGAACCGGTTGTGGCTGACCGACATCACCGAGCACCCGACGGTGGAGGGCAAGGTGTACTGCGCCGCGGTCATGGACGCCTGGTCCCGCCGGGTCCTGGGCTGGTCCATCGACGACAACATGCGGAAGGAGCTCGTGGTCGACGCGCTCGGGATGGCGGTGCTGCGGCGCAACCCGATGGACGTCGACAATAACACGATCATGCATTCCGATCACGGGTCGCAATTCACATCGTGGGCATTCAGTCAGAAAGTCTATGATGCCGGGCTGGTGCCGTCGATGGGCAGTGTGGGCGACTGCTACGACAATGCGATGATGGAGTCCTTCTGGGAGAGAATGCAACTCGAGCTGCTCGATTCGCAGGTATGGTTCACCCGGGACGAGCTTGCCAACGCGATGTTTCGATGGATAGAATCATGGTATAATCGGAGACGTCGGCATTCGAGTATTGGAATGCTGTCGCCGATAGAGTTTGAAACCCGTTCCACAGGGTCAGACCGTCCGGGCTGA
- a CDS encoding glycoside hydrolase family 5 protein: MQQRRSDQFRGVNLGGWLVVEPWMTPGLFADSNAVDEHTLVQIPGGREIIRRHRETFITEADFAWIAEHGLDLVRLPVGHWAVREAPPYLSSVDLLDAAMDWAQTYGLKVLLDLHGATGSQNGRDHSGLVGPRSFYRLAAHREDSLEALIGLAERYAGHAALWGIEMLNEPMDLRIWRLWEFHHRAYRRLTEVLRPGTHVVFSDGFVPLLTSGSLRSSPDFPVVLDCHFYQAFYPWDTRKTYEQHLVKARRRAKLIARLQRHQPVLVGEWSAGMDPRALTGRAESPADLARRYVDAQLEGYAGALGWCYWSYKTATRDDWNFRHQVETGVICI, translated from the coding sequence GTGCAGCAGCGAAGGTCCGATCAGTTCAGGGGCGTCAACCTGGGTGGTTGGCTCGTCGTCGAACCCTGGATGACTCCGGGCCTGTTCGCCGACAGCAACGCGGTCGACGAACACACCCTGGTGCAGATCCCTGGCGGGCGCGAGATCATCCGGCGGCATCGGGAGACCTTCATCACCGAGGCTGACTTCGCCTGGATCGCCGAGCACGGGCTGGATCTGGTCCGGCTGCCGGTCGGGCATTGGGCGGTCCGGGAGGCACCGCCGTACCTCTCCTCGGTGGACCTGCTGGATGCGGCGATGGACTGGGCGCAGACATACGGACTGAAGGTGCTGCTCGATCTGCATGGCGCGACCGGGTCGCAGAACGGTCGCGATCACAGCGGTCTGGTCGGCCCTCGATCGTTCTACCGGCTGGCGGCGCACCGGGAAGACAGTCTCGAGGCGCTGATCGGGCTGGCCGAGCGCTATGCCGGACATGCCGCGCTGTGGGGGATCGAAATGCTGAACGAGCCGATGGATCTGCGGATCTGGCGGCTGTGGGAGTTCCACCACCGGGCATACCGACGGTTGACCGAAGTGCTGCGCCCCGGAACCCATGTGGTGTTCTCGGACGGATTCGTGCCCTTGCTCACCTCTGGCTCGCTGCGATCAAGTCCCGACTTCCCCGTCGTCCTGGACTGCCACTTCTACCAGGCGTTCTATCCGTGGGACACCCGCAAGACCTACGAGCAGCACCTCGTCAAGGCCCGGCGGCGGGCGAAGCTGATCGCGCGGCTGCAGCGACATCAGCCGGTCCTGGTCGGCGAGTGGAGCGCCGGGATGGATCCGAGGGCACTGACTGGCCGGGCGGAGTCACCCGCCGATCTCGCTCGCCGCTACGTCGATGCCCAGCTCGAGGGTTATGCCGGCGCCCTGGGCTGGTGCTACTGGTCGTACAAGACCGCCACCCGGGATGACTGGAACTTCCGCCACCAGGTCGAGACCGGCGTCATCTGCATCTGA
- a CDS encoding DUF2550 domain-containing protein — MHEWLLVGCLLVLLAALAAAALAALPLRRRWLAREGGLFECSVRLNRSTPGAGWALGMARYNAEMLEWFRFFSYSSKPRKSFLRNEVRVLNDREPDPVEAVALYTGQRIVELEEQGPGNGTGQPWEIAMSAESLTGFLSWLEAAPPRPPRI; from the coding sequence ATGCATGAATGGTTGCTGGTCGGGTGTCTGCTGGTGCTGCTCGCTGCGCTGGCAGCGGCGGCCCTGGCTGCGCTGCCACTGCGCCGGCGCTGGCTGGCTCGCGAAGGTGGCCTGTTCGAGTGCAGCGTGCGGTTGAATCGTTCGACTCCGGGTGCGGGCTGGGCGTTGGGCATGGCCCGGTACAACGCCGAGATGCTGGAGTGGTTCCGGTTCTTCTCCTACTCCAGCAAGCCCAGAAAGTCCTTTCTGCGCAACGAGGTGCGGGTGCTCAACGACCGGGAGCCAGATCCGGTCGAGGCAGTCGCGCTCTACACCGGGCAACGGATCGTCGAACTGGAGGAACAGGGCCCCGGGAACGGAACCGGTCAGCCTTGGGAGATCGCGATGAGCGCTGAGTCGCTGACCGGCTTCTTGAGTTGGCTGGAGGCCGCACCACCACGACCACCGCGGATCTAG